A region from the Salicibibacter cibarius genome encodes:
- a CDS encoding GNAT family N-acetyltransferase, translating to MFYDNEIVGVITLKNVDRSNHSSHMGTWIGYSFWGIGINEEAKKLILSYAFNELKLNRVFAGSKKRNVRSIKALEKLPYMRLKVEKEFSLEHKKIQEEYGTLCVLNVIEKNDFIQWLEN from the coding sequence ATTTTTTATGACAATGAAATAGTTGGAGTTATAACACTAAAAAATGTCGATAGAAGTAACCATTCAAGTCATATGGGAACATGGATCGGTTATTCATTTTGGGGTATAGGCATAAATGAAGAAGCTAAAAAACTCATTCTTAGCTACGCTTTTAATGAACTGAAATTAAATCGTGTTTTTGCTGGGTCGAAAAAAAGAAATGTTCGATCAATAAAAGCTTTAGAAAAGTTACCTTATATGCGATTAAAGGTAGAGAAAGAATTTTCGTTAGAACATAAGAAAATACAAGAAGAATATGGCACCTTATGTGTGCTTAACGTTATTGAGAAGAATGATTTCATTCAATGGTTGGAGAATTAA